A DNA window from Fragaria vesca subsp. vesca linkage group LG3, FraVesHawaii_1.0, whole genome shotgun sequence contains the following coding sequences:
- the LOC101292777 gene encoding MADS-box protein FBP24-like gives MGRGKINISRIENKTTRQVTFAKRRAGLLKKTHELSVLCDVQIGLVIFSSTGKMFQYCSDSTSMDDMIRRYQYSSGTRIPQHSDADILNAEIRKIRKETQDLHLSLQRYTGEDLSCVRFEDLEELENRLEESVNRVRARKFEILQQEVNNLRISTKQREEQNDELCHLIKEHQAAVFTHQHHYQQQMGMEPRSEEHRQLMEQFPFCGEEQPLLQLATTSMQPQFAAYPASSSSLPPNPPHLHEFSLNTPIYE, from the exons ATGGGTAGGGGAAAGATAAATATTTCAAGGATAGAGAACAAAACCACAAGGCAAGTGACTTTTGCGAAACGCAGAGCTGGGCTTCTGAAGAAGACTCATGAGCTCTCTGTGTTGTGTGATGTCCAGATCGGCCTAGTCATCTTCTCAAGCACTGGGAAGATGTTTCAGTACTGCAGTGACTCAACAAG TATGGATGACATGATAAGAAGGTACCAGTATTCTTCAGGGACTCGTATACCACAACACAGTGACGCG GATATTCTTAATGCTGAGATAAGAAAAATCAGGAAAGAAACTCAGGACCTCCATCTGAGCTTGCAACGCTACACCGGTGAGGATCTGAGTTGTGTGCGATTTGAGGATTTGGAGGAGCTCGAAAATCGGCTAGAGGAGTCTGTCAACAGGGTTAGAGCTAGGAAG TTTGAGATCTTGCAACAAGAGGTTAACAATCTTCGCATAAGT ACTAAACAGAGGGAGGAACAGAATGATGAACTATGCCATCTG ATCAAGGAGCATCAGGCTGCAGTCTTTACTCATCAGCACCACTATCAGCAGCAAATGGGAATGGAACCAAGATCTGAGGAGCATCGACAACTAATGGAGCAATTCCCATTCTGTGGTGAAGAACAGCCTTTGCTTCAGCTTGCAACTACGTCCATGCAGCCTCAGTTTGCAGCTTACCCGGCTAGTTCTAGTTCTCTCCCACCTAATCCACCACACCTTCACGAGTTCAGTCTCAACACCCCCATCTATG AGTGA